The Candidatus Neomarinimicrobiota bacterium region ATACCCGTACCATCCAGTTTCCGGTTAACTGACGTTAAAATGCCTCCCACGGTTGTTTCACCGTTATGATAGTCTTTTTGCAGTCGTACCAGTCCGTAATTGGTCAGCGGTTCCACAACAGGGTGATCTTTTGTTCCGTCATCATAGTAAACCGTTGCTGTTTCTTCAGCGGTTAATGCATCCATTATCCCGATAGAGATGCCTGAATCTGTTTTTCCTGTCAGTTTGGCAGCTCCCAGAATATTGGTTTCATGTGGTGACTGGATTTCTTCTACTTCTTTGGTATCATCTGTTTGGGCTGATACCGTGGGGGTTCGGCCGATACGGCGGGTGTAAAAGAGGGTGTTATGAGCCATATCACCGTCTCCAAATCCCAGGGGGAATTGAAGAATATTGGCACCTTCCATGAAAAAAGTCCGTTTTTCACTGAAATAGGTCTCAAAGTTTGTCAGATTGTAATCCGCCGGATCGGCTTCCACCTGTCCGAAATCCGGATTGATAGTGGCATTCAGAGTAAGTCCGATGGGACTCGAATATCGGATATCGCCGCCGATTCGGGCGAGAAGATCATATTTTTCCGGGTGATGATCCGTTTTCAGATTCTCAGATATATCCGCCCGTCCCACTCCGTAGGGGATGATATAAACCGGATTGGAGGATTGCACGTTTTTCAAACCCCTGAGGGTTCCATAATTGGATACTATGCCGTTGTTTGATTTGGGCCAGTGATTCCATAAAGAGACTTCATTGTCGCAATTGGGGGCTTTCCGGTAGACATGAAATCCCCATTCCATATCCGGGGATGAAGTAAACCGCAGCTCGCTGAAAGGAATACGCCATTCGGCTGTCCATCCCTCATCATCTATATGCGCTGAACCATCCCATACGGCGTCCCAATCCTGATCCATATCTCCGTCGTCATAACGACGGATGTCATGAAGTACACCGGCAGCATTGATGCCGAACTCAAAGGCTGTCCGGTTGTCATTGTAGGAATCTATGGAAACATATATCCAGTCTGAATGGGTATATTCATCCCGTCGGCTCAGGAATGCTTTGATTTCAGAGGGATTCGGATCGTAGGCCCGGGCGCCGATGTACAGATATTCATCATCATATAATACTTTAAATCGAGTTTTGCACGAGGCCGGTTCGCCATCGTGTGGTTCATGCTGGGTAAAATCAGATTGCCATATCCCATTATTCCAGACTTCTTCATCGAGCCTCCCATCCAGATGAATACCCGGATTATGTGTGATGTATATGGCTTCAACAACCCTGTTTTGCCGGCCATTATTATTGTCTTGTGCCTGTAAAACTTGTATCACTGTGGTGATTAAACAGATTGTCAGAACAATTTTTCTCATTCCCTTCATCCTCTTTTTGATGTATTTACTCTCCTCTGAGAAGACTTTTCTTAAAAAAGTTGTCAGTTTTTACAGAAAAAAATATAAAAATTCTACACTGTAAAAAAGCTTATATTCCTTTAAATAATGAGAATCCTGAGATCGACTAACTTGTCTTTGAACTCATTGACTTTTCTTTTAATTTTTCATCGTCGGTTGAAGAATAAATATGTGAGGATGAAATGAAAAAACAATGGATCTTATGGATATTTATCCTGCCGTTAATATTTGGATGTTCGGAGAAAGAGATGACACAAAAAACACGAGTCTATCCTGATTCTTTATCCCTCACGTGGAAACATGTGGAGAATCAATACAAAGGAAAGATGATGCATCTGGGACTTTTAACCATTCATAATCACTCACAGGTGCCATTACCCCGGGACGGCTGGGCGTTATATTTTAACCGTTTCAGACGCCTGGTGGTGGATGAACTGCCGGATGTTCTCACCGGTCATCACATTAACGGGGATTTCTATATGCTGGAACCGAAATCCTCTTTTGCCCCTATTCCTCCCCGCGGCAAGGTGGTTTTGCCGATTGTGGCAAGTCACTGGGTGGTGACATACACCGACCTGCCCACCGGCAATTACTTTGTTTTTAAATATCCTGACGGTCACGAGGAATATCTGCCGGTATCCCTCAATTATGAACCTATGGATACGTCACGGATTCAGCGGACATCTTACGATAAACTGCCCGTCGAAAATCACCGGATCCGTTATCACCGGAATGAACAACAAATTCTCTCAGATGTTGACCCTATTGATGGTCATAAACCTCTGATCACACCCACTCCAAATGAAATCCTCTGGCAGGATTCTCTCGTGACGTTGACCGGTCCGGTTACAGTCCTGGCAGATCAGGGACTTGAAAATGAAAAAGCCTATCTTGAAACAGTGCTGAAAAAATTGCTCCGTCCGGTTAATCCGGAGGCTGAAGGTGCCAAAATCACCCTGAGCCTGACACCGGAAACAGCCCAACCTGAATCCTATATGCTTACATGGACATCGGATAATGAGATCAGCATATCCGGATCTGATGCAGCCGGTGTGTTTTACGGTATTCAAACTCTGCGCGGACTCTTTCCTCCTCATGCAGAAAAAGAGGGGGTAACTGAACTGACTCTTCAGAGTGTTGTGATATCTGATAAACCCCGTTTTGGTTACCGGGGCATGCATGTGGATGTCTCCCGGAGTTTTCGCAGCCTGAAGGAAATGAAAAAGTTTCTGGAAATCATGTCCTTTTATAAACTGAATACCCTCCATTTTCATCTGACGGATGATGAAGGATGGCGGATTGAAATTCCCGGTTTGCCGGAGCTCACGGAAATCGGTGCTTTCCGGGGGCATACCTATAATGAAAAGGAACACCTTTTCCCCTCTTTGGGCAGCGGTCCCTACGCCGATAACCCCACGTCAAACGGCAACGGGTTTTATTCCCGTGAGGAGTATATTGAACTTCTGAAATATGCTAAAGACCACCATATCAAGGTTATCCCGGAAGTGGATCTGCCGGGACACTCCCATGCAGCGGTACAGTCCATGATAGTCCGCTATGAACGCCTGATGGCTCAGGGAGACTCTGCCGCCGCCATGGAATTTTATCTCATTGATCCTGACGATTCTTCAGCGGTGGAATCGGTTCAGAAGTGGAGTAACAATGTGGTCAATGTCTGTATGGAATCCACATACCGCTTTTGTGAAAAGGTCTTTGATGAGCTGATTGCCATGTATGATGAAGCCGGTGTACCGTTACAGATAATCCATATCGGCGGGGATGAGGTGCCACATGGTTCCTGGGAGGGATCCCCAAAATGCCGGAAATTTCTTGAAGAGCATCCGGAGTATGAAAAAGCCAATGATTTATCCCGGTATTTTGTTGTTCGTCTATATGACATGCTTAAAGAAAAAGGAATTCAAACCGCCGGGTGGGAAGAGATTGCCAGCAAAATTGAAAAGAACAGGCGGGTGCCGGATATGCAGATGAAGGAGAGGGAGCTTATTTCATATATCTGGAACAGCGTTTGGGGCTGGGGTGCTGAAGACCTGAGTTACCGGCTTGTCAATGAGGGCTTTCCCGTGGTGCTGGCCAATGTGACCAATTACTATTTTGATTCGGCATACAATAAAGATCCTGATGAACGGGGACTCTACTGGGGCGCTTTTGTGGATACCCGGAATGCCTGGGAATTTACGCCCTGTGATATCCGGAACTGTGCCGAAAAAAATCTGTATGGTGAAAAAATTGACCTGACCCGCTATGAAAATTTTGAACCTTTGAATCCGGAAGGAAAAGAAAATATTCTGGGCATCCAGGGATGCCTCTGGTCGGAAAATCTGCGGGATATGGATAAGTTTGAGTATATGGCCTTTCCGAAACTGTTGGGGCTTTCAGAACGTGCCTGGAGCTCCATGCCTGAGTGGGAACTGGAGAAAGATGAAGAATCCCGTCAAAAAGACTGGACTGTCTTTGTCCATAAAACAGGCCATTATGAACTGCCCCGCCT contains the following coding sequences:
- a CDS encoding carbohydrate binding family 9 domain-containing protein — encoded protein: MRKIVLTICLITTVIQVLQAQDNNNGRQNRVVEAIYITHNPGIHLDGRLDEEVWNNGIWQSDFTQHEPHDGEPASCKTRFKVLYDDEYLYIGARAYDPNPSEIKAFLSRRDEYTHSDWIYVSIDSYNDNRTAFEFGINAAGVLHDIRRYDDGDMDQDWDAVWDGSAHIDDEGWTAEWRIPFSELRFTSSPDMEWGFHVYRKAPNCDNEVSLWNHWPKSNNGIVSNYGTLRGLKNVQSSNPVYIIPYGVGRADISENLKTDHHPEKYDLLARIGGDIRYSSPIGLTLNATINPDFGQVEADPADYNLTNFETYFSEKRTFFMEGANILQFPLGFGDGDMAHNTLFYTRRIGRTPTVSAQTDDTKEVEEIQSPHETNILGAAKLTGKTDSGISIGIMDALTAEETATVYYDDGTKDHPVVEPLTNYGLVRLQKDYHNGETTVGGILTSVNRKLDGTGITSLHSSAYTGGLDINHRFAENEYSFIGHLAFSHVMGDTTAIQRTQKHPSRYFQRTDADHLNYDPARKSLSGYSAKAILVKNRGHYRGGTGFVMTSPGFEINDLGYYRFVDDIMSFLWLQYQDWEPGSVYKQIYINYNMWTSYDFSGTRKVFGGNVNYNGVFLNNWSHGLGINLSAYGVSPYFNRGGPAMRTPANWNVWTSIESDERKKVIWEMFGFYFKNKDNVKGIEVGQELTYRPLNNLHLSAQASFNVQDDTWSWIGKAEADGPETQYIWADMHQQTLNLTFRADWTLSPKLSLQYYAQPFITAGDYSNYKRVANPMAKDFNERFENINDRIVFDEENEEFSLDLDRDGSAEYTFEGQTDFNYKQFRSNLVLRWEYFSGSTFYLVWSQGFTDYRSLGNFEFSRDVQDLFGAPGDNVVMVKMSHMFKIQ
- a CDS encoding carbohydate-binding domain-containing protein — encoded protein: MTQKTRVYPDSLSLTWKHVENQYKGKMMHLGLLTIHNHSQVPLPRDGWALYFNRFRRLVVDELPDVLTGHHINGDFYMLEPKSSFAPIPPRGKVVLPIVASHWVVTYTDLPTGNYFVFKYPDGHEEYLPVSLNYEPMDTSRIQRTSYDKLPVENHRIRYHRNEQQILSDVDPIDGHKPLITPTPNEILWQDSLVTLTGPVTVLADQGLENEKAYLETVLKKLLRPVNPEAEGAKITLSLTPETAQPESYMLTWTSDNEISISGSDAAGVFYGIQTLRGLFPPHAEKEGVTELTLQSVVISDKPRFGYRGMHVDVSRSFRSLKEMKKFLEIMSFYKLNTLHFHLTDDEGWRIEIPGLPELTEIGAFRGHTYNEKEHLFPSLGSGPYADNPTSNGNGFYSREEYIELLKYAKDHHIKVIPEVDLPGHSHAAVQSMIVRYERLMAQGDSAAAMEFYLIDPDDSSAVESVQKWSNNVVNVCMESTYRFCEKVFDELIAMYDEAGVPLQIIHIGGDEVPHGSWEGSPKCRKFLEEHPEYEKANDLSRYFVVRLYDMLKEKGIQTAGWEEIASKIEKNRRVPDMQMKERELISYIWNSVWGWGAEDLSYRLVNEGFPVVLANVTNYYFDSAYNKDPDERGLYWGAFVDTRNAWEFTPCDIRNCAEKNLYGEKIDLTRYENFEPLNPEGKENILGIQGCLWSENLRDMDKFEYMAFPKLLGLSERAWSSMPEWELEKDEESRQKDWTVFVHKTGHYELPRLDAWNVNYRIPLPGWIVERDTLYANIRFPGLTLRYTTDGTKPDTDALVYTKPVPVKGEVKMAAFTSDNNRRSR